One Nitrospirota bacterium genomic window carries:
- a CDS encoding cbb3-type cytochrome c oxidase subunit II, whose translation MDACKFTGILRFLFVFISLFIIFSDTAYTKTLNLDELISIGKEVYERKGCANCHKIDGAGGELGPDLTNEGNVISHDVKWHLSHFNDPSSVVPGSIMPKIDLLEPESGALAAYMMSLKSTDLPKDIELSIKTAHERLDEA comes from the coding sequence TACAGGTATTCTCCGCTTTCTATTTGTCTTCATTTCTCTGTTTATCATATTCAGTGATACAGCATATACAAAAACCTTGAATTTGGATGAGCTGATATCAATCGGAAAAGAGGTATATGAAAGAAAAGGTTGTGCCAATTGTCACAAGATAGATGGCGCTGGTGGAGAACTTGGCCCTGATCTGACAAACGAAGGAAATGTAATCTCTCATGATGTTAAATGGCATCTAAGTCATTTTAATGACCCATCATCGGTTGTACCAGGCTCTATAATGCCTAAGATTGACCTCCTTGAGCCGGAGTCAGGGGCATTGGCAGCATACATGATGAGCCTGAAGAGTACAGATTTACCAAAGGATATCGAGCTTTCAATTAAGACTGCTCATGAAAGGCTTGATGAGGC